A genome region from Flavobacterium sp. CFS9 includes the following:
- a CDS encoding TolC family protein, whose protein sequence is MKKHLFHFLFFLSLHSVQSQIAVSSTLEEAIQKAIEKSTSLKNKDLDIEKLNLQEKGIWNKYIPTVEASALYSYFDNKLTVDLPTATIPIVNYPLFDGKTAFKNYGNIFTGSVMAKTVLFSGMQIPNGAKAIEEKTKGTIFLKESEKDAITKEVINTFDQLELLKVVDKLIKESENRLDTETKRVTKAIEQGLAIPYDRDKIKLAALELSSKKIELDGKRKLIYKKIQYLTGYSISEIDQVQYTLTPYLITDEKLSTQNKQEIKALESFKSAYEYLLKKEKGTYLPTLGAFGGVSYSSLFNANATTPIVTGINQALYLGLNELTISQNWIVGAAMKWEVFSGFERKHKVHEAKINIEQVQNQIDDTKEKLELLLEKNLVDYTVLTQKIDITQQQEKVASNNLNLAIKQYKEGLINISERLEAENDSYKAAVNKTTTLIEQRLAAIETIIATGDLSKKISK, encoded by the coding sequence ATGAAAAAACACTTATTCCATTTTCTATTTTTTCTTTCTCTCCACTCTGTACAAAGTCAGATTGCAGTTTCTTCAACTCTGGAAGAAGCCATTCAGAAGGCTATTGAAAAAAGCACTTCTTTAAAAAATAAAGATTTAGATATTGAAAAATTAAATCTTCAGGAGAAAGGCATCTGGAACAAATACATTCCAACCGTTGAAGCCAGTGCATTATATTCTTATTTTGATAACAAACTTACAGTCGATCTTCCTACAGCTACCATTCCGATTGTAAACTATCCTTTGTTTGACGGAAAAACCGCTTTTAAAAATTACGGCAACATTTTTACAGGAAGTGTCATGGCCAAAACCGTTTTATTCAGCGGCATGCAAATTCCAAACGGAGCGAAAGCCATCGAAGAGAAAACAAAAGGAACCATATTTTTAAAAGAATCCGAAAAAGATGCCATCACAAAAGAGGTCATCAACACTTTTGATCAACTGGAACTACTAAAAGTAGTAGACAAACTCATTAAAGAAAGCGAAAACCGACTGGACACGGAAACCAAACGTGTTACAAAAGCAATTGAACAAGGACTTGCTATTCCGTATGACCGGGATAAGATCAAACTAGCGGCACTGGAACTTTCCTCCAAAAAAATTGAACTGGATGGAAAACGAAAACTGATTTATAAAAAAATTCAATATTTAACCGGTTATTCAATTAGCGAAATAGATCAAGTTCAATATACCTTAACTCCTTATCTGATCACTGACGAGAAATTGAGTACACAAAACAAGCAGGAAATAAAAGCTTTGGAATCTTTCAAATCGGCTTATGAATATTTATTAAAGAAGGAAAAAGGAACTTACTTACCCACGCTCGGAGCCTTTGGAGGTGTATCTTATTCAAGTTTGTTCAATGCTAATGCTACAACTCCCATTGTTACAGGAATCAATCAGGCCCTATATTTAGGTCTCAATGAACTGACCATAAGTCAGAACTGGATTGTGGGAGCCGCTATGAAATGGGAAGTCTTTTCCGGTTTTGAAAGAAAGCACAAAGTTCACGAAGCGAAGATTAATATTGAACAGGTCCAAAATCAAATTGATGATACAAAAGAAAAACTGGAACTGCTTCTTGAAAAAAATCTTGTCGATTATACCGTACTAACTCAAAAAATAGACATCACTCAACAACAGGAAAAAGTCGCCAGTAATAATTTGAATCTGGCTATAAAACAATACAAAGAAGGTCTCATCAACATATCGGAACGGCTTGAAGCAGAAAACGATTCTTATAAAGCGGCAGTTAATAAAACCACCACTTTAATCGAGCAGAGACTTGCCGCTATTGAAACCATAATTGCCACTGGCGATCTGTCGAAAAAAATATCCAAATAA
- a CDS encoding HlyD family secretion protein — MKKAILSTAIIFLFTACQKTEKGNLIQGKIEKEQIAVVSKIPGKILKILVKEGDLVQKGDTLAVLDIPEVDAKKSQAEGAVVSAKAQYKMAVKGATENQIKQLEAKKTGLKEQYEFAQKSIRRLTSMLKDSLVSQQTYDETFAKYQGAQAQYNAVVAELDDAKKGARIEQQTMALGQQDRALGALQEVETANKERYIIAPQNMSIETITLNLGELALPGYTLFNGYIDNSIYFRFTIPENQLGNFKKGQEITVHVPYKKEDIKGKISTIKQLGAYGNIATAYPDYEMQESLFEIKITPINVEQTKDLITKTTVTLSH, encoded by the coding sequence ATGAAAAAAGCAATCCTTAGCACCGCAATCATTTTTCTTTTCACAGCCTGTCAAAAGACAGAAAAAGGAAATTTAATTCAGGGAAAAATCGAAAAAGAACAAATTGCCGTTGTTAGTAAAATTCCGGGCAAGATTTTAAAAATATTGGTCAAAGAAGGTGATTTGGTTCAAAAAGGAGACACACTCGCTGTTCTGGATATTCCCGAAGTAGACGCTAAAAAAAGTCAGGCAGAAGGAGCTGTGGTCTCCGCAAAAGCCCAATACAAAATGGCCGTAAAAGGGGCCACAGAAAACCAGATCAAGCAATTGGAAGCTAAAAAAACGGGACTGAAAGAACAATATGAATTTGCTCAAAAATCAATCAGACGACTGACCAGCATGCTTAAAGATTCTCTCGTATCACAGCAAACTTATGATGAAACTTTTGCTAAATACCAAGGCGCACAAGCACAATACAATGCTGTTGTCGCAGAATTAGACGATGCCAAAAAAGGAGCCCGAATCGAACAGCAAACCATGGCACTCGGACAACAGGACCGGGCACTTGGAGCTTTACAGGAAGTAGAAACTGCCAACAAAGAACGTTATATCATTGCACCACAAAATATGAGTATCGAAACTATCACCTTAAATTTGGGAGAACTGGCCCTGCCCGGTTATACTTTATTCAATGGGTATATCGATAACAGTATTTATTTTCGTTTTACGATTCCCGAAAACCAATTAGGAAATTTTAAAAAAGGACAGGAAATTACGGTTCATGTTCCTTATAAAAAAGAGGACATTAAAGGAAAAATTTCAACGATAAAACAACTGGGAGCCTATGGAAATATTGCTACAGCCTATCCTGACTATGAAATGCAGGAAAGCTTGTTCGAAATAAAAATAACCCCTATTAATGTTGAACAAACCAAGGATCTGATTACGAAAACAACTGTCACCTTATCTCATTAA
- a CDS encoding ABC transporter permease produces MQNFFSLLKREFQLFWKNKVLRILFIGAPILYGVLLGYVYGKGKVTDLPILVVDQDRSELSSKAIQMFEDNEVLSVSSVLYDQNNLSQLAIQKDATCVVIIPKDFEKMTLTKKYPEITTIVNTSNVLTANYASTAIQICLGTLKAGVQIETLRKQGVPENLLASQYEPFKTTFIKKYNRSTNYMYFLWPGVLATVLQQVLLLGLALSFASEFENGTFKELVKKCPSVLKMLAVKIIPYLIMSFGVWIIYWLFTLWFRLPFYENLAALTFIAGIFVLAASFIGILVSIVVPNQLKATEILMVIATPSFILSGFTWPLSQMPQAIQAIANIIPLTHFLKAFRILIIENGTFSQTTASIRNMIIIGLICGIASYIALYFKKKEALKEI; encoded by the coding sequence ATGCAAAATTTCTTTTCATTGCTTAAACGGGAATTTCAATTGTTCTGGAAAAACAAAGTCCTGAGAATTCTTTTTATCGGTGCACCAATTTTATACGGTGTTTTATTAGGTTATGTTTACGGAAAGGGCAAAGTGACCGACTTACCTATTCTTGTAGTCGATCAGGACCGTTCTGAACTAAGCTCAAAAGCCATTCAGATGTTTGAAGATAATGAAGTACTATCCGTTTCATCTGTCTTATACGATCAAAACAATCTTTCTCAACTTGCCATACAAAAAGATGCCACTTGTGTTGTTATCATTCCGAAAGATTTTGAGAAAATGACGCTCACTAAAAAATATCCTGAAATTACGACTATCGTTAACACCTCGAACGTACTCACTGCTAACTATGCCTCAACAGCCATACAAATTTGTCTGGGTACTCTAAAGGCTGGCGTTCAGATCGAAACCTTAAGAAAACAAGGTGTTCCGGAAAACTTGCTTGCCTCACAATACGAACCTTTCAAAACTACGTTTATCAAAAAATACAACCGAAGTACCAATTATATGTACTTTCTTTGGCCGGGGGTTCTCGCTACTGTTCTGCAACAGGTTTTACTCCTGGGACTAGCCCTTTCTTTTGCATCAGAATTTGAAAATGGAACTTTTAAAGAACTTGTAAAAAAATGCCCTTCTGTTCTGAAAATGCTGGCAGTAAAAATAATCCCCTACCTGATCATGAGCTTTGGAGTCTGGATCATTTACTGGCTTTTCACTTTGTGGTTCCGACTTCCCTTTTACGAAAACTTAGCCGCTCTTACTTTTATTGCCGGAATTTTTGTTCTGGCGGCTTCTTTCATCGGAATTCTGGTCAGCATCGTAGTTCCGAATCAGTTAAAAGCAACCGAGATTTTAATGGTAATAGCCACACCAAGCTTTATCCTAAGCGGTTTTACCTGGCCACTAAGTCAGATGCCACAAGCCATACAAGCCATTGCCAATATAATTCCGCTCACCCATTTTTTAAAAGCTTTCAGAATATTAATTATAGAGAATGGTACATTTTCACAAACCACAGCCTCAATCCGCAACATGATCATCATCGGACTCATATGTGGCATAGCTTCCTATATTGCCTTATACTTTAAAAAGAAAGAAGCACTTAAAGAAATTTAG
- a CDS encoding ABC-F family ATP-binding cassette domain-containing protein, with amino-acid sequence MITVNDISVQFGGTTLFSDVSFAINENDKIALMGKNGAGKSTLLKIIAGQSKPSTGSVSTPKDAVVAYLPQHLLTKDGSTVMEEASKAFGEIFKMKAEIDEINEQLTVRTDYESDAYMKLIERVSDLSEKYYAIEEVNYEAEVEKILTGLGFEREDFTRQTSEFSGGWRMRIELAKILLQKPDLILLDEPTNHMDIESIQWLEEFLVNSAKAVVVISHDRAFVDNITNRTIEVTMGRIYDYKAKYSHYLELRKDRRIHQQKAYDEQQKMIADNRAFIERFKGTFSKTDAVQSRVKMLEKLEIVQVDEVDTSALRLKFPPAARSGQYPVIVKEMSKTYGDHVVFKDANIVIERGQKVAFVGKNGEGKSTMIKAIMKEIGVDSGSVEIGHNAQIGYFAQNQASLLDENATIFETIDAIAVGDIRTQIKNILGAFMFQGDDITKKVKVLSGGEKTRLAMIKLLLEPVNLLILDEPSNHLDMKTKDIIKDALRDFDGTLILVSHDRDFLDGLATKVFEFGNKRVKEHFEDVAGFLAHKKMDSMREIEK; translated from the coding sequence ATGATTACAGTTAACGATATTTCGGTTCAGTTTGGTGGAACTACATTATTTAGCGATGTTTCTTTTGCTATCAATGAAAATGATAAAATTGCCCTTATGGGTAAAAATGGTGCGGGAAAATCGACACTTTTAAAAATAATTGCCGGTCAAAGCAAACCTTCTACCGGAAGTGTTTCGACTCCGAAAGATGCTGTTGTGGCTTATCTGCCGCAGCACTTGTTAACGAAAGACGGCTCAACTGTAATGGAAGAAGCTTCTAAGGCTTTTGGAGAAATTTTTAAAATGAAAGCTGAAATCGATGAAATCAATGAGCAATTAACCGTTCGTACCGATTATGAAAGTGATGCTTACATGAAGTTAATCGAGAGAGTTTCAGACTTAAGCGAGAAATATTATGCAATTGAAGAGGTAAACTACGAAGCTGAAGTTGAAAAAATATTAACAGGTTTAGGTTTTGAACGCGAAGATTTTACGCGTCAGACATCTGAATTTTCAGGAGGATGGAGAATGCGTATCGAATTGGCTAAAATTCTTCTTCAAAAACCGGATTTGATTTTACTGGATGAGCCAACCAATCACATGGATATTGAAAGTATTCAATGGTTGGAAGAGTTTTTGGTTAATTCGGCAAAAGCAGTAGTTGTGATTTCGCACGATAGAGCATTCGTAGATAATATCACCAATCGTACTATTGAAGTGACGATGGGAAGGATTTACGATTACAAAGCAAAATATTCTCATTATTTAGAATTGAGAAAAGACCGTCGTATACACCAGCAAAAAGCATACGATGAGCAGCAAAAAATGATTGCTGATAACAGAGCTTTTATTGAGCGTTTTAAAGGAACATTCTCGAAAACAGACGCAGTTCAGTCTCGTGTAAAAATGCTGGAGAAACTTGAAATTGTTCAGGTGGATGAAGTAGATACTTCTGCATTACGTTTGAAATTCCCGCCAGCGGCACGTTCCGGACAATACCCTGTTATTGTAAAAGAAATGTCTAAGACTTACGGAGATCACGTGGTGTTTAAAGATGCTAATATCGTAATCGAACGCGGTCAGAAAGTAGCATTTGTGGGGAAAAATGGAGAAGGAAAATCGACTATGATCAAAGCGATCATGAAAGAAATTGGTGTTGATTCCGGAAGTGTTGAGATTGGACATAACGCGCAAATTGGATATTTTGCACAAAATCAGGCATCATTACTAGATGAAAATGCTACTATTTTTGAAACGATTGATGCTATTGCGGTAGGAGATATCCGTACTCAGATTAAAAATATTCTGGGAGCGTTTATGTTTCAGGGAGATGATATTACCAAAAAGGTAAAAGTACTTTCAGGAGGAGAAAAAACTCGTCTGGCAATGATTAAATTATTGTTGGAACCGGTAAACTTATTGATACTGGATGAGCCTTCGAATCACCTGGACATGAAAACCAAAGATATTATTAAAGATGCCTTACGTGATTTTGACGGAACTTTAATTTTAGTTTCTCACGACCGTGACTTCCTTGACGGCTTGGCAACTAAGGTATTTGAGTTTGGAAACAAACGTGTAAAAGAACACTTTGAAGATGTTGCTGGATTCCTGGCACATAAGAAAATGGATTCTATGCGAGAAATTGAAAAGTAA
- a CDS encoding GlmU family protein, with amino-acid sequence MNYILFDGPVRNALLPFTFTRPVADILIGIMTIRQKWEARLGSTITTITEDYLSEKFPMVEMEENVMINAAYLPNDTLAEMVSNLTTNQAIFKGDDVIAFFTNENQEEVDFDSYEIIQYNDACLTVEHTWDIFSKNDAAIREDFQYLTEDRKSQPIPKSVNVIASENIFLEEGAKLEFVTLNASNGPIYIGKNAEIMEGTVIRGPFALCENAQVKLNAKVYGATTVGPGSRIGGEVKNSVLFANSNKGHDGFLGDSVLGEWCNIGADSNNSNLKNNYEEVKLWSYETEGFAKTGLQFCGLMMGDHSKCGINTMFNTGTVVGVSANIFGSGFPRNFVPSFSWGGAAGFTTYVTKKAFETAKLVMGRRNIEFDATEASILEHIFEETKKWRKD; translated from the coding sequence ATGAATTACATTCTTTTTGACGGTCCCGTCCGGAATGCATTATTACCTTTTACTTTTACACGACCTGTTGCCGACATATTAATTGGAATTATGACGATTCGCCAGAAATGGGAAGCACGTTTAGGTTCGACTATAACTACGATTACCGAAGACTATTTGTCGGAAAAATTTCCGATGGTAGAAATGGAGGAAAATGTAATGATCAATGCAGCGTATTTGCCAAATGATACACTTGCTGAGATGGTTTCGAATTTGACGACTAATCAGGCTATTTTTAAAGGGGATGATGTAATTGCTTTTTTTACCAATGAAAATCAGGAAGAAGTTGATTTTGATTCGTATGAAATCATTCAATACAATGATGCTTGTCTGACCGTAGAACATACCTGGGATATTTTTTCTAAAAACGATGCTGCGATCCGTGAAGATTTTCAGTATTTGACCGAAGACAGAAAATCGCAGCCAATCCCAAAAAGTGTAAACGTTATTGCTTCTGAAAACATATTTCTGGAAGAAGGCGCAAAATTAGAGTTCGTAACATTGAATGCTTCTAATGGACCAATATATATAGGTAAGAATGCAGAAATTATGGAAGGAACCGTAATTCGCGGACCTTTTGCTTTATGCGAGAATGCACAGGTAAAACTAAATGCTAAAGTTTACGGAGCAACAACAGTGGGTCCGGGATCAAGAATTGGCGGAGAAGTGAAGAATTCGGTGCTTTTTGCGAATTCTAACAAAGGTCATGACGGGTTTTTAGGAGATTCTGTTTTGGGTGAATGGTGTAACATTGGTGCCGACAGTAACAATTCGAACCTGAAGAACAACTACGAAGAAGTAAAATTATGGAGCTACGAAACCGAGGGGTTTGCGAAAACCGGACTTCAGTTTTGTGGGTTAATGATGGGAGATCACAGTAAATGTGGTATCAATACCATGTTCAACACCGGAACGGTAGTTGGAGTAAGTGCTAATATCTTCGGAAGCGGTTTTCCACGCAATTTTGTTCCAAGTTTTTCCTGGGGCGGGGCAGCTGGTTTTACCACTTATGTGACTAAAAAAGCTTTTGAAACAGCGAAATTAGTTATGGGACGTCGAAATATTGAATTTGATGCAACAGAGGCTTCAATTTTAGAACACATTTTTGAAGAAACTAAAAAATGGAGGAAAGATTAA
- a CDS encoding type B 50S ribosomal protein L31, whose product MKKGIHPENYRLVAFKDMSNDEVFITKSTADTKETIEVDGVEYPVVKMEISRTSHPFYTGKSKLIDTAGRIDKFKTKYAKHAKK is encoded by the coding sequence ATGAAAAAAGGAATTCACCCAGAAAATTACAGATTAGTTGCATTTAAAGACATGTCAAATGACGAAGTTTTTATCACTAAATCTACTGCAGATACAAAAGAAACAATTGAAGTTGACGGAGTTGAGTATCCAGTTGTAAAAATGGAGATTTCTAGAACATCTCACCCATTTTATACTGGTAAATCTAAACTTATCGATACTGCAGGACGTATTGATAAATTCAAAACTAAATATGCAAAACACGCTAAAAAATAA
- a CDS encoding DUF4199 domain-containing protein, with the protein MINEVIKKNGITYGVMIGIASALFTATIYAIDLNLFTAWWMGIIGIVISLTISIVLLSKTKKELKGVFPFKDAFTTYFIAAVIGVLISTLFNIVLFNVIDPGAKDTLNEIMIKYTANMMQKFGAPASAINEAITKMKDSSPYSTFELLKGSVFAIVISAIFGLIFAAFFKSKTTQE; encoded by the coding sequence ATGATCAATGAAGTTATTAAAAAGAATGGAATTACTTACGGTGTAATGATTGGAATTGCATCTGCATTATTTACTGCTACGATATACGCGATTGATCTAAATCTGTTCACAGCCTGGTGGATGGGTATCATCGGTATTGTAATCAGTCTGACAATCAGCATTGTTTTACTTTCTAAAACCAAGAAAGAATTAAAAGGAGTTTTCCCTTTCAAAGATGCTTTTACCACTTACTTTATAGCTGCAGTAATTGGAGTTCTAATTTCTACCTTATTTAATATTGTTTTATTTAATGTTATTGATCCGGGCGCAAAAGATACTTTAAACGAAATCATGATCAAATATACTGCTAACATGATGCAAAAATTTGGAGCTCCGGCTTCAGCAATTAATGAGGCTATTACCAAAATGAAAGACAGCAGTCCTTATTCGACTTTTGAATTATTAAAAGGATCTGTTTTTGCAATCGTTATCAGTGCCATTTTTGGATTAATTTTCGCAGCATTTTTTAAAAGCAAAACTACACAAGAATAA
- a CDS encoding glycosyltransferase family 2 protein encodes MNLSILIPLLNEEESLKELYSWIIKVMQSNNYSYEIIFVDDGSTDDSWNIIESFSNENPNVKGIRFMKNFGKSQALHAGFAKAQGDVIITMDADLQDSPDEIPGLYEMITVQKFDLVSGWKKKRYDSVVAKNLPSKLFNWAARKTSGVELNDFNCGLKAYKNAVVKNVEVSGEMHRYIPVLAKNAGFNKIGEKVVIHQARKYGETKFGMERFINGFLDLITIWFLSRFGKRPMHLFGAIGSLMFIIGFLLAGYIGISKLYHMYNGMKYSLITNNPWFFIALTTMILGTQLFLAGFLGEIILRTKNNEARYKVAREVNF; translated from the coding sequence ATGAATTTATCTATACTTATACCGCTTCTTAATGAGGAGGAATCACTAAAAGAACTCTATTCGTGGATTATTAAAGTGATGCAATCTAACAATTACTCTTATGAAATCATTTTTGTGGATGATGGAAGTACGGATGATTCTTGGAATATTATTGAAAGTTTCTCTAACGAAAATCCGAATGTCAAAGGAATTCGTTTTATGAAAAACTTCGGAAAATCGCAGGCTCTGCATGCCGGTTTTGCCAAAGCACAAGGAGATGTTATCATCACCATGGATGCTGATTTACAAGATAGCCCGGACGAAATTCCGGGTTTATATGAAATGATCACAGTTCAGAAATTTGATTTGGTTTCAGGATGGAAAAAGAAACGCTACGATTCTGTAGTAGCTAAAAACCTTCCTTCAAAACTATTCAACTGGGCCGCCAGAAAAACTTCAGGTGTCGAGTTAAATGATTTCAACTGCGGATTAAAAGCTTATAAAAATGCAGTAGTTAAAAACGTTGAAGTTTCGGGCGAAATGCACCGTTACATTCCGGTTTTGGCTAAAAATGCCGGTTTTAATAAAATCGGAGAAAAAGTGGTTATTCATCAGGCCCGCAAATATGGAGAAACTAAATTTGGAATGGAACGTTTTATAAACGGCTTTCTGGATTTAATTACCATTTGGTTCTTGTCCCGATTCGGGAAAAGACCTATGCACTTGTTTGGTGCCATTGGATCTTTGATGTTTATCATTGGTTTTTTACTGGCGGGTTATATCGGAATTTCAAAATTATACCATATGTATAATGGAATGAAATACAGCCTAATCACCAATAATCCATGGTTTTTCATTGCTTTGACTACCATGATACTGGGAACACAATTGTTTCTGGCAGGTTTTCTGGGTGAAATTATCCTGAGAACCAAAAATAACGAAGCTCGTTATAAAGTAGCCCGAGAGGTTAATTTTTAA
- a CDS encoding phospho-sugar mutase has product MNIAPNILNAVNEWLTPTFDSETQAAVKELMTTSPKELEESFYKNLEFGTGGMRGVMGVGSNRINKYTLGKNTQGLSDYLHIAFPNQPLKVVIAYDCRHNSNTLAKVVADVFSANGIHVYLFSDLRPTPELSFALKYLGCQCGIVLTASHNPPEYNGYKVYWEDGGQIVPPQDNAIIDTIENLSYDKIKFKANESLIEYIDTELDKAFVKSSIENASFNTPAKAKDNLHIVFTSLHGTSIKSIPDTLSQAGYKNVHIVPEQAIPDGNFPTVKSPNPEEPEALTMALALADKTNSDIVVGTDPDCDRLGVAVRNNEGKLILLNGNQTMVMMTAFLLKQWKKAGKINGKQFIGSTIVSTPMMMELATNYGVECKIGLTGFKWIAKMIKDFPQLQFIGGGEESFGFMVGDAVRDKDAVAATLLICEVAAQAKAAGSSVYKELQQLYVENGFYKEHLISLTKKGMQGLEEINQMMISLRENPLKEISGQRVIVMEDYQSSIALNLLTGEESVMDIPKSNVLIYYTEDGSKICARPSGTEPKIKFYISVNAQLDSVEDFDAAESYLDEKIQSIIAGMQLN; this is encoded by the coding sequence ATGAATATAGCACCTAATATTCTAAATGCAGTAAACGAATGGCTAACCCCTACATTTGACAGCGAAACGCAAGCTGCTGTTAAAGAATTAATGACAACCTCACCAAAGGAACTGGAGGAAAGTTTTTATAAAAATCTGGAATTTGGAACTGGTGGAATGCGTGGTGTGATGGGTGTTGGAAGCAACCGAATTAACAAATACACTCTGGGAAAAAACACACAGGGTTTATCTGATTATTTACATATTGCGTTCCCAAACCAACCTTTAAAAGTGGTTATCGCTTACGATTGCCGTCACAACAGTAATACCCTGGCAAAGGTTGTTGCGGATGTTTTTTCGGCAAACGGAATTCACGTGTATTTATTTTCAGATTTACGACCAACTCCGGAATTATCGTTTGCACTTAAATATTTAGGCTGCCAATGCGGAATTGTATTAACTGCTTCTCACAATCCACCGGAATATAACGGTTATAAAGTGTACTGGGAAGATGGCGGACAAATTGTACCTCCACAAGATAACGCAATCATCGACACGATCGAAAACTTAAGTTACGATAAAATTAAATTTAAAGCTAACGAAAGTCTGATCGAGTATATCGACACTGAACTTGACAAAGCTTTTGTAAAATCGTCTATCGAAAACGCAAGCTTCAATACTCCTGCTAAAGCAAAAGACAACTTACATATTGTTTTTACTTCTTTGCACGGAACCTCTATAAAATCTATTCCTGATACTTTATCTCAGGCAGGTTATAAAAACGTACACATCGTACCGGAGCAGGCTATTCCTGATGGAAATTTCCCAACGGTAAAATCTCCAAATCCTGAAGAACCTGAAGCTTTAACTATGGCTTTGGCTTTGGCTGATAAAACAAATTCGGATATTGTAGTTGGAACGGATCCTGATTGTGACCGTCTTGGGGTTGCTGTTAGAAACAACGAAGGCAAACTGATTTTACTGAACGGAAATCAAACCATGGTTATGATGACTGCTTTCTTATTGAAACAATGGAAAAAAGCAGGCAAAATTAACGGAAAACAATTCATTGGATCTACCATTGTTTCAACTCCGATGATGATGGAATTAGCCACCAATTATGGCGTTGAATGTAAAATAGGATTAACCGGTTTTAAATGGATTGCCAAAATGATTAAAGATTTTCCTCAACTTCAATTTATTGGAGGCGGTGAAGAAAGCTTTGGTTTCATGGTTGGCGATGCCGTAAGAGACAAAGATGCTGTTGCTGCAACCTTATTAATCTGCGAAGTAGCCGCTCAGGCAAAAGCAGCAGGAAGCAGTGTTTACAAAGAACTTCAACAGCTTTATGTTGAAAACGGTTTCTATAAAGAACATCTGATTTCTTTAACCAAAAAAGGAATGCAAGGTCTGGAAGAAATCAATCAGATGATGATCAGTTTACGTGAAAATCCTTTGAAAGAAATCAGCGGACAACGTGTGATCGTGATGGAAGACTATCAGTCTTCAATTGCCTTGAATTTATTGACCGGAGAAGAATCTGTAATGGATATTCCAAAATCAAATGTATTGATTTATTATACCGAAGACGGTTCTAAAATTTGTGCAAGACCAAGCGGAACTGAACCAAAAATCAAATTCTACATTAGTGTTAATGCACAGTTGGATTCTGTTGAGGATTTTGATGCGGCAGAAAGCTACCTGGACGAAAAGATACAAAGCATTATTGCAGGTATGCAATTGAACTAA
- a CDS encoding DUF1016 N-terminal domain-containing protein — protein MSDKPDTNDKPELLDSIIGLIDQTRHSVAKTVNQELTLLYWKIGKTINEEILKNDRADYGKKIIPSLNEALTKRYGIGFNKRNLQSFIKLNSEIQDFEILHTLCAKLTWSHIRSLIYIEDDIKRYSKKDLKNLSYQLPKTNYC, from the coding sequence ATGAGTGACAAACCTGACACAAATGACAAACCTGAACTATTAGACTCGATAATTGGACTAATAGATCAGACGCGTCATTCTGTTGCCAAAACGGTTAATCAGGAATTAACACTCTTATATTGGAAAATCGGAAAAACGATTAATGAAGAGATTCTAAAAAATGATCGGGCCGATTATGGAAAAAAAATAATTCCTTCATTAAACGAAGCTTTAACCAAAAGATATGGAATAGGTTTCAATAAAAGAAACCTACAAAGCTTTATCAAGCTAAACTCTGAAATACAGGACTTTGAAATTTTGCACACACTGTGTGCAAAATTGACTTGGTCTCATATCAGATCATTAATTTACATTGAAGATGATATAAAAAGGTACTCCAAGAAAGATCTAAAAAACCTATCTTATCAATTACCTAAAACAAATTATTGCTAA